One window of Aliarcobacter lanthieri genomic DNA carries:
- a CDS encoding GGDEF domain-containing protein, producing MKNFLSQLNDIEYNEAIENKIDSLEKIIQLLLKRVHPHNVEVIVDILKQSITPSISQDNDNNIDILFDELKNNPNLIFEKNIQIKIEKLIIQRFEKDKKLVIQKTEDISKLVLLMEEYFNEAIFSSGNGTKKVLNIKEKIQAIDLRNGGVGVLEKLQNELVLAATSIEQEMTNVTNKLESGKSKIEELEEKINSLENELSRTKAENRKDFLTQILTRKAFNEEVTKIESSYSRLQTQYAVVFFDIDHFKNINDTYGHEGGDVVLSTFGKILDKSIRDHDLVGRYGGEEFIAVVHFNLDRELLMFLKRIKSVVTENSFIYKDKKIKLTFSAGVAIRNKYPTYENTVQKADSLLYRAKQSGRNKILLDNGIEI from the coding sequence ATGAAAAATTTTTTAAGCCAATTAAATGATATAGAATATAATGAAGCTATTGAAAATAAGATTGATTCTTTAGAAAAAATTATACAGCTTTTACTAAAAAGAGTTCATCCTCATAATGTAGAAGTTATAGTTGATATTTTAAAACAATCTATTACTCCATCAATTAGCCAAGACAATGATAATAATATAGATATTTTATTTGATGAATTAAAAAACAATCCAAATCTTATTTTTGAAAAAAATATTCAAATTAAAATTGAAAAATTAATTATACAACGATTTGAAAAAGATAAAAAACTTGTTATTCAAAAAACAGAAGATATATCAAAACTTGTTTTACTTATGGAAGAATATTTCAATGAAGCTATTTTTAGTAGTGGTAATGGAACTAAAAAGGTTTTAAATATAAAAGAAAAAATCCAAGCTATAGATTTAAGAAATGGTGGAGTTGGAGTTCTAGAAAAATTACAAAATGAATTAGTTTTAGCTGCTACTTCTATAGAACAAGAGATGACTAATGTAACAAATAAACTTGAAAGTGGAAAATCTAAAATAGAAGAGTTAGAAGAAAAGATTAATAGTTTAGAAAATGAACTAAGTAGAACAAAAGCAGAAAACAGAAAAGATTTTTTAACTCAAATTCTTACAAGAAAAGCTTTTAATGAAGAAGTTACTAAAATTGAAAGTTCATATAGTAGATTACAAACTCAATATGCTGTAGTATTTTTCGATATTGACCATTTTAAAAATATAAATGATACTTATGGACATGAAGGTGGCGATGTAGTACTTTCCACATTTGGAAAAATTTTAGATAAAAGTATAAGAGATCATGATTTAGTTGGGCGTTATGGTGGTGAAGAATTTATAGCAGTTGTTCATTTTAATCTTGATAGAGAACTTTTAATGTTTTTAAAAAGGATTAAAAGTGTTGTTACAGAAAATAGCTTTATCTATAAAGATAAAAAAATAAAACTTACATTTTCAGCTGGAGTAGCTATACGAAATAAATATCCAACTTATGAAAATACTGTTCAAAAAGCTGATTCTTTACTTTATAGAGCAAAACAAAGTGGTAGAAATAAAATTTTATTAGATAATGGAATTGAGATTTAA
- a CDS encoding bactofilin family protein, translating into MGIFSNSNQSHQNTRSDSSTTIITAGTEIRGDIKLSCNLYIDGYFEGNIVSEQEINIGKEGKIKGEIIALRVIVQGLAEGSINADRVDIKPDGKVTGSVISEEFVIEAKGIFEGNSLVKRSEENTIKNTTPKIKKEEKEKNTSDTQIDKVL; encoded by the coding sequence ATGGGAATCTTTAGTAACAGCAATCAATCACATCAAAATACAAGATCCGACTCCTCAACTACAATTATCACTGCAGGAACTGAAATAAGAGGTGATATCAAATTATCTTGTAACTTATATATAGATGGATATTTTGAAGGTAATATTGTATCTGAACAAGAGATAAATATAGGAAAAGAAGGAAAGATAAAAGGTGAAATTATAGCTTTAAGAGTTATAGTTCAAGGTTTAGCAGAAGGTTCTATAAATGCAGATAGAGTAGATATAAAACCTGATGGAAAAGTAACTGGTTCAGTAATATCAGAAGAGTTTGTAATAGAAGCAAAAGGAATTTTTGAAGGAAATAGTTTAGTAAAAAGATCAGAAGAAAATACTATTAAAAATACTACTCCTAAAATAAAAAAAGAAGAAAAAGAAAAGAATACTTCTGATACTCAAATAGATAAAGTTCTATAA
- a CDS encoding M23 family metallopeptidase produces MDKYANQYITFTINDDNGIKQLRIKKKPLIYTIYTILTSLVILICAFIFVNITLIQLDKDRLEIELELVEFKRINEELNNLISQTQMELHEKKEEISEATDYLTKIESIIGISTENELPLKQRVDIARLDSEQKMTLLQLIPSGSPMEKVDISSYFGYRHHPILNKKALHLGIDLRAPIGTPVFATADGIVENAAFDKFNGNLITIQHIYGFKSYYAHLNKTVVKSGSFVKKGDLIAYSGNTGMSSGPHLHYEVRFLSKSLNPLTFVKWDLTNYTEIFEKETEISWESLVTAINHIKIQDPTPQLQLSLQELK; encoded by the coding sequence ATGGATAAATACGCAAATCAATATATAACATTTACAATAAATGATGATAATGGTATAAAACAATTAAGAATAAAAAAGAAACCTTTAATTTATACTATTTACACTATTTTAACAAGTTTAGTTATATTAATTTGTGCTTTTATTTTTGTAAATATTACACTTATTCAATTAGATAAAGATAGGCTTGAAATAGAATTAGAATTAGTTGAATTTAAAAGAATTAATGAAGAGTTAAATAATCTGATAAGTCAAACACAAATGGAACTTCATGAGAAAAAAGAAGAGATTAGTGAAGCAACAGATTATCTTACTAAAATTGAGTCAATTATTGGAATATCAACAGAAAATGAACTTCCATTAAAACAAAGAGTTGATATCGCAAGACTAGATTCAGAACAAAAAATGACACTTTTACAACTAATTCCTAGTGGTTCACCTATGGAAAAAGTAGATATATCTAGCTATTTTGGATATAGACACCATCCTATTTTAAATAAAAAAGCATTACATTTAGGAATTGATTTAAGAGCACCAATAGGAACACCTGTATTTGCTACAGCAGATGGAATAGTAGAAAATGCTGCATTTGATAAATTTAATGGAAATTTAATCACTATACAGCATATTTATGGATTTAAATCATATTATGCTCATTTAAATAAAACTGTAGTAAAATCAGGATCTTTTGTTAAAAAAGGTGATCTAATAGCATACTCTGGGAATACTGGTATGAGTAGTGGTCCTCATCTACACTATGAGGTACGTTTTTTATCCAAATCACTTAATCCTCTTACTTTTGTAAAATGGGATTTAACAAATTATACAGAAATTTTTGAAAAGGAAACAGAAATATCATGGGAATCTTTAGTAACAGCAATCAATCACATCAAAATACAAGATCCGACTCCTCAACTACAATTATCACTGCAGGAACTGAAATAA
- a CDS encoding GatB/YqeY domain-containing protein, which yields MSLKEQLNEDLKNAMREKEIVKRDSIRAINTMIKQIEVDERRVLEDDEIIKLIQKGIKQREEAISQYSAASRDDLVQKEKEQVDIFMQYLPKQLSDDELEIGMKEVINQVGATTIKDMGKVMGAASKKFAGVADGKRINEMVKKLLA from the coding sequence ATGAGTTTAAAAGAACAATTAAATGAAGATTTAAAAAATGCTATGAGAGAAAAAGAAATTGTAAAAAGAGATTCAATACGTGCAATTAATACTATGATAAAACAAATAGAAGTTGATGAAAGAAGAGTTTTAGAAGATGATGAAATCATCAAACTTATTCAAAAAGGGATAAAACAAAGAGAAGAGGCAATTTCTCAATATAGTGCTGCTTCAAGAGATGATTTAGTACAAAAAGAAAAAGAGCAAGTTGATATTTTCATGCAATACTTACCAAAGCAATTAAGTGATGATGAACTTGAAATTGGCATGAAAGAAGTAATAAATCAAGTTGGAGCCACAACTATCAAAGATATGGGTAAAGTTATGGGAGCTGCTTCAAAAAAATTTGCTGGTGTTGCTGATGGTAAAAGAATAAATGAGATGGTTAAAAAACTTTTAGCTTAA
- the abc-f gene encoding ribosomal protection-like ABC-F family protein has protein sequence MALIDLQNISKQYDTKVILKNANFTLNSSQRVAVIGQNGQGKSTLFKIIMRNLEPDSGEMAIDKSIKIEMLDQQPKFEANLSVRDAIENQLAELKNAKTEYEKITNLLMTDYENEELLRKQSELATFIDFHNAWDLDNMIERVLIEFQLKQYEYKDVNMLSGGEQRRVSLAGLILKKPDVLLLDEPTNHLDVYMVEFLEELLLKNNFTLLFISHDRYFIDNIATSVVEIDGGELRRFNGGYSSYLEQKAQILSNMQKEHENLLRMVKQEAHWMQHGVTARRKRNERRKSEYFELKKKAKTNPAAIRKMSLELQREQKSFNSEEKQQNRKKMLYELDNIYKTLGEKELIKDFTTRILQKDTIAIVGPNGSGKSTLLKIFMEKLEIDNGKFKKGDFEIGYFDQQREMLDDNKTIMEVFCPNGGDRVVLDDGRNMHVFGYLKNFLFPKEYLDKKVGVLSGGEKNRVALALLFTKRVDCLILDEPTNDLDIPTINILEEYLQNFQGALIFVSHDRYFVDKIAKKLFVFKGNGHIMESFQPYSEYLEIEKELEELDSLEFEIQKEKNTQASFKEPKKQTKLSYKDQREYDNLPNEIEDLEKIIKELNDCLANPKCYEEKGIVSLSTELDKNKEIYEQKVDRFLELEELVESFN, from the coding sequence ATGGCATTAATCGACCTTCAAAATATTTCAAAACAATACGATACAAAAGTTATTTTAAAAAATGCAAATTTTACTTTAAATAGTAGTCAAAGAGTTGCAGTTATTGGACAAAATGGACAAGGAAAATCAACTTTATTTAAAATAATTATGAGAAATTTAGAACCTGATAGTGGTGAAATGGCTATTGATAAATCAATAAAAATAGAGATGCTTGATCAACAACCAAAATTTGAAGCAAATTTAAGTGTAAGAGATGCAATAGAAAATCAGCTAGCAGAACTAAAAAATGCTAAAACTGAGTATGAAAAAATAACAAATCTTCTTATGACAGATTATGAAAATGAAGAACTTTTAAGAAAACAAAGTGAACTAGCAACATTCATAGATTTTCATAATGCATGGGATTTAGATAATATGATTGAACGAGTTTTAATAGAATTTCAATTAAAACAGTATGAATATAAAGATGTAAATATGCTAAGTGGTGGGGAACAACGTCGTGTTAGTTTAGCTGGATTAATTTTAAAGAAGCCTGATGTTCTACTACTTGATGAGCCTACAAACCATCTTGATGTTTATATGGTTGAGTTTTTAGAAGAGTTACTTTTAAAAAATAATTTTACCCTACTTTTTATTTCGCATGATAGATATTTTATAGATAACATAGCAACAAGTGTAGTTGAAATAGATGGTGGAGAACTTAGAAGATTTAACGGAGGATACTCATCATATTTAGAACAAAAAGCACAAATTTTATCAAATATGCAAAAAGAACATGAAAATCTTTTAAGAATGGTAAAACAAGAAGCTCATTGGATGCAACATGGAGTTACTGCAAGAAGAAAAAGAAATGAAAGAAGAAAATCAGAATATTTTGAATTAAAGAAAAAAGCAAAAACAAATCCAGCTGCTATTAGAAAAATGAGTTTAGAGCTTCAAAGAGAGCAAAAAAGCTTTAATAGTGAAGAGAAGCAACAAAATAGAAAAAAAATGCTTTATGAATTAGATAATATTTATAAAACTTTAGGAGAAAAAGAACTAATAAAAGACTTTACAACTAGAATTTTGCAAAAAGACACTATTGCAATAGTTGGCCCAAATGGGAGTGGAAAATCAACACTTCTTAAAATATTTATGGAAAAATTAGAAATTGATAATGGAAAATTTAAAAAAGGAGATTTTGAAATAGGATATTTTGACCAACAACGAGAGATGCTAGATGATAATAAAACTATTATGGAAGTTTTCTGTCCAAATGGTGGAGATAGAGTTGTACTCGATGACGGAAGAAATATGCATGTTTTTGGCTACTTAAAAAATTTTCTATTTCCCAAAGAGTATCTAGATAAAAAAGTTGGAGTTTTAAGTGGTGGAGAAAAAAACAGAGTTGCTTTAGCCTTACTTTTTACTAAAAGAGTTGATTGTTTAATACTAGATGAGCCTACAAATGATTTAGATATCCCTACAATAAATATACTTGAGGAGTATTTACAAAATTTCCAAGGAGCTTTAATATTTGTTTCTCATGATAGATATTTTGTTGATAAAATAGCGAAAAAACTATTTGTATTTAAAGGAAATGGTCATATTATGGAAAGTTTTCAACCATATAGTGAATATTTAGAAATTGAAAAAGAGTTAGAAGAATTAGACTCTTTAGAGTTTGAAATTCAAAAAGAAAAAAACACTCAAGCTTCATTTAAAGAGCCTAAGAAACAAACAAAGTTATCATATAAAGACCAAAGAGAATATGATAATTTACCAAATGAAATAGAAGATTTAGAAAAAATAATAAAAGAATTAAATGATTGTTTAGCGAATCCAAAATGTTATGAAGAAAAAGGAATTGTATCTTTATCCACTGAATTAGATAAAAATAAGGAAATCTATGAACAAAAAGTAGATAGATTTTTAGAGCTTGAAGAATTAGTAGAAAGTTTTAACTAA
- a CDS encoding DUF475 domain-containing protein, whose product MKQKSIISYFYGFFVVWFVATVLLFLYGGFFAVYQGTILSVLELSLSFDNAVVNATILATMALIWRKRFLLWGMIIAVFGVRFVFPILIVYFSTSMGFVDSFNLAINNPAEYEKIIESSHHIIMSFGGMFLLMLFLKFLFDENKDIHWIKSIENIAVKLSKVGDIKALFVMFLMLGITYIAPNEVVMGDKMVVVNKIEILVPMIIGVIAFYLLELLKGVIENKNEEQGSDITKLSGGFISFMYLELIDMSFSLDGVLGAFAITQNIVIIMLGLGVGAMAVRSLTIYMVEKEVVSKYIYLEHGAMWSIGLLALSMMVQIFYHLPPMLITTFAIVPITLAFVHSIYKNKNFILDEENSK is encoded by the coding sequence TTGAAACAAAAATCAATTATTTCGTATTTTTATGGTTTTTTTGTTGTTTGGTTTGTTGCAACTGTTTTACTATTTTTATATGGTGGATTCTTTGCCGTTTATCAAGGAACAATACTTTCTGTTTTAGAACTAAGTTTATCATTTGACAATGCTGTTGTAAATGCAACGATTCTAGCAACAATGGCTTTAATTTGGAGAAAAAGATTTCTTCTTTGGGGTATGATAATAGCTGTTTTTGGAGTACGATTTGTATTTCCTATTCTAATAGTCTATTTTTCAACTTCTATGGGCTTTGTTGATTCCTTTAATCTTGCGATTAATAATCCAGCTGAATATGAAAAAATAATAGAGAGTTCTCATCATATTATTATGTCTTTTGGTGGAATGTTTCTTTTAATGTTATTTCTAAAGTTTTTATTTGATGAAAATAAAGATATACATTGGATAAAAAGTATTGAAAATATTGCAGTAAAACTTTCAAAAGTTGGTGATATAAAAGCATTGTTTGTAATGTTCTTAATGCTAGGTATTACATATATAGCACCAAATGAAGTGGTAATGGGTGATAAAATGGTAGTAGTAAATAAAATAGAGATTTTAGTTCCTATGATTATTGGTGTTATTGCTTTTTATTTACTTGAACTTTTAAAAGGTGTTATAGAAAATAAAAATGAAGAGCAAGGGTCTGATATTACAAAATTAAGTGGAGGATTTATCTCTTTTATGTATCTTGAACTTATTGATATGAGTTTTTCATTAGATGGAGTTTTAGGAGCATTTGCTATTACACAAAATATTGTAATAATTATGCTTGGTCTTGGTGTTGGAGCAATGGCTGTAAGAAGTCTTACAATTTATATGGTTGAAAAAGAAGTTGTGTCAAAATATATTTATTTAGAACATGGTGCTATGTGGAGTATTGGTCTTTTGGCTTTATCTATGATGGTGCAGATTTTTTATCATTTACCTCCAATGCTCATAACAACTTTTGCAATAGTTCCTATAACATTAGCTTTTGTTCATTCTATATATAAAAATAAAAATTTTATTCTAGATGAAGAAAATAGTAAGTAA
- a CDS encoding heat shock protein transcriptional repressor HspR yields the protein MEKNSYIEPVYLISAVAEILNIHPQTLRQYEREGLIKPSRTNGKIRLYSQKDINHIKYVLTLTRDLGVNLAGVDIILQLNKKIEELENEVELYKSKIQNINSLSVVPDKKALVVQKSTFEMVIVRK from the coding sequence ATGGAAAAAAACAGTTATATAGAACCTGTATATTTAATTTCTGCTGTTGCAGAAATTTTAAATATTCATCCACAAACTCTAAGACAATATGAACGAGAAGGTTTGATAAAACCAAGTCGTACAAATGGTAAAATAAGACTTTATTCACAAAAAGATATTAATCACATAAAATATGTATTAACTTTAACTAGAGATTTAGGGGTAAATCTTGCTGGCGTTGATATTATTTTACAATTAAATAAAAAAATTGAAGAATTAGAAAATGAAGTAGAACTCTATAAAAGTAAAATTCAAAATATAAATTCTTTAAGTGTAGTACCTGATAAGAAAGCTTTGGTTGTACAAAAATCAACTTTTGAAATGGTAATTGTAAGAAAATAG
- a CDS encoding DnaJ family protein, whose product MAKSLYETLEVSENATAEEIKKAYRKLARKYHPDVNKDPKAEEKFKEINAAYEVLSNPEKKQQYDQYGDSMFGGQNFSDFARSQGNGVDLDEILRQMFGGAGGFGGGFSRGGFGNFGFDEPDLDTNAQVTIPFEVAILGGKQHISLNNDSFDVKIPEGIESGQKIRAKGKGKSYQGQKGDLILKINVASSSEYTREGDTLTKYFDIPLKTALFGGKVDIKTIHKDITLKVPQNTKQNQKFRVKELGVLNRKSGIKGDLYLKANIVLPKLEDLDENLVKMMEDKLPIN is encoded by the coding sequence ATGGCAAAAAGTTTATATGAAACATTAGAAGTTAGTGAAAATGCAACTGCTGAAGAGATAAAAAAAGCTTATAGAAAACTTGCAAGAAAATATCACCCTGATGTAAATAAGGATCCAAAAGCTGAAGAAAAATTCAAAGAGATAAACGCAGCTTATGAAGTCCTAAGTAATCCAGAGAAAAAACAACAATATGACCAATATGGTGATTCTATGTTTGGTGGACAAAACTTTAGTGATTTTGCAAGAAGCCAAGGTAATGGAGTTGATTTAGATGAAATTCTAAGACAAATGTTTGGAGGAGCTGGTGGTTTTGGTGGTGGCTTTAGTCGTGGTGGTTTTGGAAATTTTGGTTTTGATGAACCAGATTTAGATACAAATGCACAAGTTACAATTCCTTTTGAAGTAGCAATTCTTGGTGGAAAACAACACATATCTTTAAATAATGACTCATTTGATGTAAAAATTCCAGAAGGAATAGAAAGTGGACAAAAGATACGAGCAAAAGGTAAAGGGAAATCATATCAAGGACAAAAAGGTGATTTAATACTAAAAATAAATGTAGCCTCAAGTTCAGAGTATACGAGAGAAGGAGATACTCTAACAAAATATTTTGACATACCTCTAAAAACTGCACTTTTTGGTGGAAAAGTTGATATAAAAACAATTCATAAAGATATAACATTAAAAGTTCCACAAAATACAAAACAAAATCAAAAATTTAGAGTAAAAGAACTTGGAGTTCTAAATAGAAAAAGTGGGATTAAAGGTGATTTATATTTAAAAGCAAATATTGTTTTACCAAAACTTGAAGATTTAGATGAAAATTTAGTAAAAATGATGGAAGATAAACTTCCAATTAATTAA
- a CDS encoding PAS domain-containing sensor histidine kinase, with amino-acid sequence MRKNKFDIISNTVDNGIIVLNKDLKVLFWNKWLELRTGIFSSSILNKSILDFYSNIDEKRLKRKIITSLKLNSPTFYTPQTNDYLINIELKNVADKVFNQMQQSITISPLDIEDELVILYIYDVTLLSEINFKLKAAKEELNEKNEELRLILDTTMEAIIIFKDNKIVDCNKIALELLSKENRSDLINKNFNDIIFDQNIVKSINKDSIETVIIREDNTKFSAVINIKDAFINNQTFKILTIIDIEDIKRKENLMAEQQKLAAMGEMIANIAHQWRQPLNIISITASNLKLKNDLNALNSTNLEDSLKLILKTTEHLSNTIDTFNDFLKIDKHKSMFNVNENIKSSISLIEDFFKKFNIEIVLDLEDDIFIYNVDNEFSQAVINILNNAKDALNLNLKENDMRIIKISTKKLDEFVEISICDNAFGIDNDIVDKIFEPYFTTKHQYQGTGLGLYMTRKIINQSMGGDISVKNIKFLHNNIVCKGAMFRIQLPYKVD; translated from the coding sequence TTGAGAAAAAATAAATTTGACATAATAAGTAATACTGTTGATAATGGAATTATTGTACTAAATAAAGATTTGAAAGTTTTATTTTGGAATAAATGGCTTGAATTAAGAACTGGAATTTTTAGTTCATCTATTTTGAATAAAAGTATTTTAGACTTTTACTCAAATATTGATGAAAAAAGATTAAAAAGAAAAATTATAACTTCTTTAAAACTAAATTCTCCTACTTTTTATACTCCACAAACAAATGATTATTTAATTAATATTGAATTAAAAAATGTTGCGGACAAGGTATTTAATCAAATGCAACAAAGTATAACAATCTCTCCTTTGGATATAGAAGATGAGCTAGTTATTTTATATATTTATGATGTAACTTTATTAAGTGAAATTAATTTTAAGCTAAAAGCTGCAAAAGAAGAACTAAACGAAAAAAATGAAGAGTTAAGACTTATTTTAGATACAACAATGGAAGCAATCATTATCTTTAAAGATAACAAGATAGTTGATTGCAATAAAATTGCCTTAGAACTTTTAAGTAAAGAAAATCGCTCTGATTTAATAAATAAAAATTTTAATGATATAATTTTTGACCAAAATATAGTAAAAAGTATAAATAAGGATAGTATAGAAACAGTTATAATAAGAGAGGACAATACAAAATTTAGTGCTGTTATAAATATAAAAGATGCATTTATAAATAATCAAACATTTAAAATTTTAACTATTATTGATATAGAAGATATAAAAAGAAAAGAAAATCTTATGGCTGAACAACAAAAACTAGCAGCTATGGGAGAAATGATAGCAAATATAGCTCATCAATGGAGACAACCTTTAAATATTATTTCAATAACAGCATCAAATCTAAAACTAAAAAATGATTTAAATGCTTTAAATAGTACAAATCTAGAAGATTCACTAAAACTAATTTTAAAAACAACAGAACATCTTTCAAATACAATAGATACTTTTAATGATTTTTTAAAGATAGATAAACATAAATCTATGTTTAATGTAAATGAAAATATCAAAAGTAGTATATCTTTAATAGAAGATTTTTTTAAGAAATTTAATATAGAAATAGTTTTGGATTTAGAAGATGATATTTTTATTTATAATGTAGATAATGAATTTTCTCAAGCTGTAATCAATATTTTAAATAATGCTAAAGATGCTCTTAACTTAAATTTAAAAGAAAATGATATGAGAATTATCAAGATTAGTACAAAAAAACTTGATGAATTTGTTGAAATTTCTATTTGTGATAATGCTTTTGGAATAGATAATGATATTGTAGATAAAATATTTGAACCTTATTTCACAACAAAACATCAATATCAAGGTACAGGACTTGGTTTATATATGACAAGAAAAATTATAAATCAAAGTATGGGTGGAGATATAAGTGTAAAAAATATTAAATTTTTACATAACAATATTGTATGTAAAGGTGCTATGTTTAGAATTCAACTTCCTTATAAAGTTGATTGA
- a CDS encoding chemotaxis protein CheC, with product MESNIILTEDEQDCLQELMNVAYGSATAAITEILDAFAKLSIPKIKIIDASNLKAYLSKELNLENEHYIALQQINGHLSGENMFLIDKISATNMANKFGLNENELNDEDICDITLEITNILSSSTISKLAEDIETNVSFSAPTIKVINSITQLNNLFISNYEKVIIISTKLEFEDLNIHGELFILTTDNSILFIKEKLNKILEEF from the coding sequence ATGGAATCAAATATTATACTAACTGAAGATGAACAAGATTGCCTTCAAGAATTGATGAATGTTGCTTATGGTAGTGCAACAGCTGCAATCACTGAGATTTTAGATGCTTTTGCAAAACTTAGTATTCCTAAAATTAAAATAATTGACGCTTCAAATTTAAAAGCTTATTTATCAAAAGAATTAAACCTTGAAAATGAACATTATATAGCTCTTCAACAAATCAATGGTCATTTAAGTGGTGAAAATATGTTTTTAATTGATAAAATATCTGCAACTAATATGGCAAATAAATTTGGATTAAATGAAAATGAATTAAATGATGAAGATATTTGTGATATAACGTTAGAAATAACAAATATTTTATCATCTTCAACTATAAGTAAATTAGCTGAAGATATAGAAACAAATGTATCTTTTTCTGCTCCAACAATAAAAGTTATAAATTCAATAACTCAATTAAATAACCTTTTTATAAGTAACTATGAAAAAGTTATTATTATATCTACAAAGTTAGAATTTGAAGATTTAAATATTCATGGTGAATTATTTATTTTGACAACTGATAACTCTATTTTATTCATAAAAGAAAAATTAAATAAAATTTTGGAAGAATTTTGA
- a CDS encoding response regulator, which translates to MKILVTDDSKMARKMVIRTIEEALKQEYEIFEAQNGQEALDLYKEHNPNITFMDLTMPIMDGFDALKYIKEFDNSAKVVVISADIQKQAVDRAIELGAFNFIKKPIDINKMQQILHKLVS; encoded by the coding sequence ATGAAGATTTTAGTTACTGATGATTCAAAGATGGCAAGAAAGATGGTAATAAGAACTATTGAAGAAGCCTTAAAGCAAGAATATGAAATTTTTGAAGCACAAAATGGTCAAGAGGCATTAGATTTGTATAAGGAACATAATCCAAATATTACTTTTATGGATTTAACTATGCCTATCATGGATGGTTTTGATGCTTTAAAATATATAAAAGAATTTGATAACAGTGCTAAAGTTGTTGTAATTTCAGCAGATATCCAAAAGCAAGCAGTAGATAGAGCTATAGAATTAGGTGCTTTTAATTTTATAAAAAAGCCTATTGACATTAATAAAATGCAACAAATTTTACATAAATTAGTATCATAG